The DNA sequence GATCTCTTGTCGGCCGACAGATTTGGCGCCCACGTCAATTGGGCGAGCAAGATCGAACTCGACAAGAACTCGCCTTTTTATGGCCGGCCGCTGCTCGTGGATGAATATACGCCAGAGATCCGCGGTGAAGATGTCAACACGAAGAGTATCTGTCCGTCCTTCTTGGGAGCGAAAGGGCCGCAGCCCGCAGCTTATTCGCCAAACGAAAAATTGTTTTATCTACCGCTCACCACCAAATGCATGGACAACGAGCCTTACGCCGTCAGATATGAACCCGGCAAGCATTATCTCGGCGTGACAACCGAAGAGTATGAGGAATTTTCTGTGACGAAAGCTAGCGACCGCCGGGCCTGGGGAGGCGGCGCCCTCGTCGCGTTCGATCCGACATCGAAAGCCGTTCGCTGGTCGCTTCCCGAACGACACCCCCTTCGTTCGGGCGCGCTCGTCACTGCGACAGGCGTCGTCTTCTACGGCACGATGGAAGGCTATTTGAAAGCGGTCGACGGGAAGACCGGCAAGGAGCTCTGGAGTTTCCACACGGGCTCGGGAATCGTCGGCGACGTCGTCTCCTACGAGCACGGCGGCAAGCAATTCGTCGCGGTGCTGTCGGGCGTCGGCGGGCTTGTCGGACTGGAGTTGATCGATCTCAAGCAAGGCGTCATGGACGGCCCGATCCGCAGTTTGCCCGACTACAACGCTCTCGGCGGCATTCTGACCATATTCGCGCTGCCGAATTGAGGACGCTGGCGTTCGAAGCGGTCGGGTCCAAGGCAAAGTGGAGTTGGCCAACGAATGGCTGCAGCGGGCCAAATTGGAGCCCCGGGCGCAACGGCCCCCAAGCGCCACGAGCTGCCGCCGGCGAATTTCCGGCGATCGGGGCCGCTCGTTTAGGGATTTCGGGTGAGCGTGGGTAGAGCGCCTGATATTCCCGTTGGCCGAAGAGCAAATCACCCGCTGAACAAAGGAGCGCGCAAATGTCGGGGCCATTCCCCCACATCGAACCCTATGGGAGCGGCATGCTCGATGGAGGCGATGGGCATCAGGTCTACTGGGAGTGCTGCGGCAATCCCGCTGGGAAGCCTGCTCTTTTCCTGCACGGCGGTCCAGGTTCAGGCTGTTCGGCGGGTCAGCGGCGGTTCTTTGATCCTCGCCTCTACAGTGCCGTGCTGCTGGATCAGCGCGGGTCAGGGCGCAGCCGGCCGCTGGCGAACGAACCCGACGCCGACCTCAACAGCAATACTACTGCCCACCTCATCGCCGACATCGAGGCGTTACGCGAGATGCACGATGTGAATCGCTGGGTCATTTTGGGTCTGTCGTGGGGGACCACTCTCGGCTTGGCATATGCCCAGGCTTACCCGCACCGCGTGAAAGCCCTGGTGCTGGGCTTCGTAACGACCACGTCCCGGCGCGAGGTGCGATGGATCACCGAGGATGTCGGACGTATCTTTCCACAGGAATGGGACCGTTTCGCGACCGCCGTCCCAGAGCACTTGCGACGCCTGCGGCTCGTCGATGCCTACGCCACCATGCTCGCTGACCCCGACCCCATCATTCGCGATAACGCTGCACGCGAGTGGTGCGCTTGGGAGGAGGCACACATCTCACTAACGCCAGGGCACATTTCGGACCTACGCTACGAGGATCCACAATTCCGCCTGCGTTTCGCGCGGCTGGTTACGCACTATTGGCGGCATGCGGCCTTCCTTGAAGAGGATCAGCTCATCCGCGACGCTGCTAAGCTCAATGGCATCCCCGGCGTGTTGATCCACGGACGCTACGATGTTAGCGGACCATTGGTGACAGCTTGGCAAC is a window from the Methylosinus sp. C49 genome containing:
- the pip gene encoding prolyl aminopeptidase, whose protein sequence is MSGPFPHIEPYGSGMLDGGDGHQVYWECCGNPAGKPALFLHGGPGSGCSAGQRRFFDPRLYSAVLLDQRGSGRSRPLANEPDADLNSNTTAHLIADIEALREMHDVNRWVILGLSWGTTLGLAYAQAYPHRVKALVLGFVTTTSRREVRWITEDVGRIFPQEWDRFATAVPEHLRRLRLVDAYATMLADPDPIIRDNAAREWCAWEEAHISLTPGHISDLRYEDPQFRLRFARLVTHYWRHAAFLEEDQLIRDAAKLNGIPGVLIHGRYDVSGPLVTAWQLSQRWTTSRLRILDDAGHGGGKDFMPLVLGALKEFAGP